In Myxococcales bacterium, the genomic window TGGCATGGGCGAGAGGTTCAGCGCTTTTTCCGGCTCGTTGGTCGCCAGCAAGGTCTGGCTGTCCGGACCGAGGATTTCGAGATAGTAGGGATTCAAGCGGATGTGCACGGACATTTGGCCGGCCGGGATCGTCAACCACTCCGGAGTGGTGTCGTCGTTGTCGTCGTTGTCATCGTTGTCATTGTCATCGTTGTCGTCGTTGTTGTCGTCGTTGTCGTCGTTGTCGTTGTCGTCATCGTCGGTCGGCGCATTGCCGGAATCATCATCGTCGTCATCCGACCCGCAGGAAACCAACAGGAAACCGAACGAGATCAGCAGGATCACGATCAACAACCGAAACGATTTCATCTTCCCCTCCCGAAGCGGATTTTTCATTTTCTGGGAAACCGGCCGACCGCCGAGATCGGTGGAAACAAAACATAGCACGATACTTCGCTCTTTTCGAGACAAGTCGCGCGGCCGGCGGCTGACGGTAACCGCGCCGGAAGCGCCCGGATCGCGGAAAAATGACCGCGCGCCTTGCGCGAGCGGGCCAAGTCTACCAGAATGGTTCGACGCACATCATCCGAAAGAGGGAACAACGATGACCCAAATCAAATTGGCTCCCGCTCCCGAAATGCTCATCGGACCCGAAGGTAAACCCCGGTACGGCAATTTCGCCGGCTCGATCCGCACCCTGAACCTCGACGACTTCGATTACCGATCCCTCCGCCGTCCGCCCTGGACCTGGACCCGGGACCTGGCGCGCCAGTTGCTTAAACGGTGGCAATTCGTGGGCGTGGTCGACGAGCACTTCGTTTTTGGCGCGGCCGTCGTTCACGTGAATTACCTCGGCACCGGTTTTACCTACCTTTACGACCGCCGGACCAAGACGATCGTTCACGAAGAAATCAAAACGCCGCTGGCTGTGCGTACCTGTTTCTCGCCGACCGCGGTGGACGGAGTGAGCGAAATCCGCCAGGGCGCGAAGTCGATTTTCATGGACAACACGGTGCGCGACGGGCGACGCGAGGCCGCCGTGGATTTTGGCGACAAGCTCTCGGCGAAGGTCGCTTATCGTGAAAACGGCACCGGCGTGACTTCCGTGATCCGGCAATCGCTCTATGGGTTCAACCATACCTACAAAGCGGCCGGATTGCCGGCTTTGGGGAGCTTTAAATTCAACGGTCAAGAATACCAGTTTTCCGATCGGGCGCTGGCGCTGATCGACTGGACCGTCGGCACCCCGCCGCGGGAAACGATCTGGAACTGGGCGGCCGCCATGGGCCGGGATAAGAAAGGCCGGATCCTCGGGCTGAATTTCGGTTCCGGCTTGAACGAATACGGCTTCACCGAAAATACGGTTTGGCTGGACGGCAAGCCGTTCATGTTTGCCGGGATTTCCTTCGAATACGACTCTTTCGACATTATGACCCCTTGGCGGCTCCTGAGCACCTTCGACGATGCGGTGGATCTGAACTTTCGCCCGGAGCACGAACGCTTCGAGCAGATCTACGCCGGCATCGCCTCCAGCCGTCTGCATCAACCGTTCGGTTTGTTCAACGGCCGCCTGGCACTGGGGTCCGAAAAGTTGAATGTCGAAATGTACGGATTCTGCGAAGAGCACTACGCCAAATGGTGAGTTTCGTTATCCGTAAGTATCAATAAAATACCCTTCCAAAGATTGCGTTGAATCATCACTTTTTACCCTTGCAAAGATATAGGAACGGTATTATACATTTCTTTGTAGTCGGGGAGGCACAATTAGCCGATTTGATAGACAATACAGGATTGGGCAATGAATATGGGTTGGCTTATTAAAAAAGGGGCGAACAAGAAAGAAACGACTTCGGCCAGGCAAAAAATGATTGTCTGCCCTGTATGCAAGGGTCACCGCGTTATTCGCACTCAACCCCAAGAAGTGTTGCCATGGGATCGCGTCATGAGCGCCGGGAATCATCGCGTCGCCATGGTGGAAACCACTTGTTGGGCTTGCCACGGCGAAGGCCGTGTACCGGCGAATCAGGGCGATTACGTCAACGATCGTTTCAGTCGATAATCATTTCCGCTTAGTCGAATTCCTTCAAACTGAAACCCTAAATGGACGCGCGGTTATCGCAAATGGAATGCGTTTATTCCGTCGACAAGAAGTATTCTGAAGTCGATAAAATGCCTCCGGAACCGAGCCCGTGACCGTGCGCGAAGTCTACTGGAAGGCTGGAATCTTTCTCAAACCGAAGGTAGATTCAGTCCGGCGCAGACAGAAAACAAACCGGAGAAAACCATCGTGCCGAACGACACCACCAAGCGCTATGCGCTCGAAGACGACCGCATCCTGCCGACCGACGAATTGAAAAAAATCATCAAATTGGAATTGTCCAAGTGGCTTTCGTCGGACAAGGACGCCGACCTGCCGATGCTGCCACACATCGCCGCGCAAGCCGTCGTCCTGATGAACAATCCGCAATCGTCGATCACCGAGGTCGCCCAGTTGCTCGAACAGGACCAGGTTCTCGCGGCGCAGGTGATCAAACTGGCCAACAGCCCCTTCTATCGCTCGATCAAGGACGTGACGACGCTGTCCCGCGCCATCCTGGTCATCGGCCTGCGCAGCGTGCTCGATCTGATTTTCTCGATTTCCCTGCAAGGCAAAGTGTTTCGCCATCCGCGTTATTCGGCGCGGATGTCCGCTTTGTGGCGGCATTCGATGGGCGCCGCCTACATCTGCCGCGAGATCGCCAAAGGGATCAACGCCAACGTGGACATCGCCTTTTTATTCGGCCTGCTCCACGACATCGGCAAACCCCTGATCATCGACACCCTCACCAAGCTCAGCCAGAAAAATCCCGATCAGATCTCGCTGAAGCTGATCGACGACACACTGCTCGATGAGATTTTGGATGAATTTCACTGTTCGGTCGGCGGCTTGATCGCCCGGAAGTGGGGCTTCCCCGACAAACTCCGGATGGCGATCGTCTATCACCACGACCCGCTGGCCGACGGGAAGGTGCACAAGGGTGCTCTGGTGACGGGCCTGGCGGATCTCTTCTGCCATCGGTTCGGCATCGGCGTGCCGCCGGTCGACCGCGATTTCTCCGATCATCCCTGGTTGCAACCGCTCGGGATCGATTTCGCCACGTACCTGGCGCTCGACGAGCAATTGCGCGACGAAACGCAGGCCTTTCTCGAACAGTTTTCGTTCTAGCGCGCCACGGACCGCGTTTTTTTCGCTCTCCTTCTTGATTCGTCCATCGCTTGTCGGCAAATTAACGCCAACCGGAGGGACGAATGCCCGCGACCGTGTCGATCCGCCGTTGCGCGAACTACCAATCGGAGGCGATCCAGCAAGCCGTGGGCGAAGCCGTCGCCGCGGTCGTCGATCTGCGCGCGCTCGTCGAAAACAAAGCGGTGCTGATCAAGGTCAACCTGCTGTTCAACGCCCCGCCCCCGCGGGCCGTCTGCACTCATCCGGAGGTCGTGCGCGCCCTCATCCGGCTCGCCAGGGAAGCCGGCGCCGCGGACGTCGCCGTCGGCGACATGCCCGCCATGCACCTGACCGACCAGCCGGAAATTGCTTTTCGGGAAAGCGGCATCGAGGCGGTTTGCCGGGAAGAAGGCGTCCGGATGTGTCCCTTCAGCCAGAACGGTTACCGCGAGGTTCCAGTGCCGAACTCTCGGCAACTGCCGACGGTCATCGCCGCCAAGGACGTGCTGGACGCCCCGGTGGTCATCAACGCGCCCAAGTTGAAATCGCACACCCAGGCGCTTTACACCGGCGCGATCAAAAACTGGTTCGGCGTCGTCGCCAACGCCACCCGGAAGGCCAGCCACGAATTGGCGGGGTTGGAGCCGTATTCGGGAAGCCTGGTCGACATTTTCAGCGTGCGGCCGCCCGATCTGACCGTGATGGACGCCGTGGTCGGCATGGAAGGCCGCGGCCCCAGCGAAGGCAAGCCGAGACATCTTGGGCTGATCCTGGCTTCGCGCGACGCGGTGGCGCTGGACACCGTGGCGCTGGAATGCGTCGATTACACCCGCCTGAACGTGCCGCACGTACGCCTGGCCGGTCAGGCGGGTCTGGGCGAGGCCGACCTGGCGCGCATCGCGATCGACGGGCCGCCGCTGCGCGAGGTGACGGTATCGTTCGCCCTGCCGCCGAAGGCCTTCGGACAGCCGCCCCGGTTCATGATCCATTTCGCGTTTCTGCTCTGGCATATCCGGCCGAAGATGCATACCGACCTTTGCCAGCGCTGCGGCGCCTGCGTCCGTCAATGTCCGGTCGGGGCCATCGAGATCGGCCGGAAAAACGCGCGGATCGACCGGAAAAAATGCATCGAGTGTTTCTGCTGCCACGAAGTCTGCCCCCACAACGCCATCGGCGAGGACATGACTGTCGCCTACCGGATTCACCGCTGGTTCCATCAATGGCACACCGACCGGCGGCGTCTCCAGGGGTGATTTGCGGCCGTTTTCCTTCCGTTATTGCGCCCTTAAATTCCCCGGAATCGCCCTTGCAATATTAAATGGAAAGTGGTATGGGATTGGCACAATTTGTCTGCGTCGAAAGCGGGCAGCCCTTCAGGCACCCGCTTTTTTACTGGGGGGGCCTGTCGTTCCCCCGGAGAAGAAAGGAACCGGATCGATGGCGTGGACCTTCATCCGCGAGACGCCGCTGTCGCGGCGCATCGCCGAACTGGCGGCACCCGTTTGCACGCACTGCGGCGTGGATCTCTATTTCGTGGAGATCGTCGAGGGACGCCGGCGTTCCGTCGTGCGCGTGGCGATCGACGCCATCGGCGGCGTGGATATCGAGGACTGCGCCAAGGTCAGCCGTCAGCTTTCGGCGGTATTGGACGTGGAGAATCCGATTCAGGGTTCGTTCGTGCTCGAAGTGTCGAGCCCCGGCCTGGATCGGCCGTTGCGCCATCTGGACGACATGCGGCAGTACGTCGGCCAGAAGGTGAAAGTGGAAACCAAGCAGCCGGTCGAAGGCCGGAAGCGTTTTTCGGGAAAATTGATCGCAGTGGACGAGGAAGCGATGCAGGTGGAAATCGACGGCCGGCAGTATCGCGTGCCGGCGGCGGCGGTGCGCAAGGCGAACCTCGTCTATGACTTTGGGACTACCGGGAAGTAAAGGAGTGGACTGATGTATTCAGACCTCAACCGCGTGATCGACGCCGTAGTAAAAGATCGTGGCCTTTCGCGGGCGGTCGTCGTGGAGGCGCTCAAGTTCGCGATTATCTCGGCGGCGCGAAAGAAACTGGGCTTGGACTACAACATCGAGGCCGAATACAACGAGGAACTGGGCGAAGTCGAGCTGTTCCGTTTTCGCGAGGTCGTGGAAACGATCGAGGACCCGGCCCGGCAGATCAACCTGGAGGAAGCGCGCAAAATCGATCCGGACAGCGAGGTCGGCGACGAACTGGGCGACAAGATCGACGCCAGCCAGTTCGGCCGCATCAGCGCGCAGATGGCCAAGCAGGTCATCTTCCAGAAAATCCGCGACGCCGAAAAGGAAAACGTGTTCAACGAATACAAAGACCGCGAACACGAGATCATCAACGGCATCGTCCGGCGCTTTGAAAAACGCAACATGATCATCGACCTGGGCCGCGCCGAGGCGATCATGTACCAGAAAGACCAGATCCCCAAGGAAGTCTACCAGAACGGCGACCGGATCCGCGGGTACGTCACCGAGGTGCGCAACACCGCCAACGCGCCGCAGATCGTCATGAGCCGCGCCTGCAACGAATTCATGATGAAACTGTTCGAAATGGAAGTGCCGGAAATCGCCGAGGGTACCGTGCAGATCGTCGCCTGCGCCCGCGAACCCGGGCAGCGCGCCAAGATCGCCGTGGCCAGCCGCGATCCGAACGTCGATCCGGTCGGCGCCTGCGTCGGCATGAAGGGCAGCCGCGTGCAGGCCGTGGTCAACGAGCTGCGCGGCGAAAAAATCGACATCGTTCCCTTCTCCGACAACCACGCCACTTTCGTCTGCAACGCCCTCGCCCCGGCCGAGATCACCAAGGTCATCATCGACGAGGACAACCGGAAGATGGACATCGTCGTCGCCGACGACCAGCTCAGCCTGGCCATCGGCAAGCGCGGCCAGAACGTGCGCCTCGCGGTGCTGCTCTCCGGCTGGAAGCTCGACATCCACAGCGAAACGCAGATCAAGCGCATCGAACGCGACGCGCGCCGCATGTACAAGCGCCTGACCAAGGTGCCCGAGGGCGTCCGCGAAATCCTCATCAAGACCGGCTACACCGACATCAAGGATCTCGCCGAAGCCGAAATCGAGGATCTGGCCGCCTTCCCGGGAATCGACGATACCCTCGCCGAGGAAATCATCGACGAGGCTTACGCGGTGCACATCACCGGCGAATGGCCGCTGCCCGAACCCGAGGGCGAGGAAGAGGAAGACTACCTGGATCTGGGCCAGGCCGATCAAGCGCTCCAGGCCGCCCACGATCTGTTCGCGGAAAAGAAGCCGGTCGACGGCGAAAAAGCCGCGGCCAGCGAGCCTGCGGCGCCGGTCGAGCCCGAGATCGAACTGCCGGAAGGCGACGACTTCGCGATTCAACCCGAAGCGCTGCCGATGATCGCCGGTAAAACCGCGCAGTTCCTGATTCAGCGCGGTTACGGCACCCGCAACGCCATTTTGCGCGCCTCGATCGAGGAATTGTCCAAGGTGCCGGGCATGGGCCTGGCGCTGGCCGAGGATTTGAAGGAATCGGTCCGTAAACTGAAGAAGGAGGACGTCGAGTCGAGCACGCCTCACGAATGAGCGGTCACGTTCCCATACGCCGGTGCGTCGCCTGCGGCGCCCGCAAACCGCAAGCGGAATTGCTGCGCTTTTTCCGCCGGGCGGACGGAACCCTGACCCTGACGACGGATACTCGCCATCCCGGCCGCGGCGCCTACTGTTGTTCGGCGGAAGCGTGTCGGCGAAAGGCGATCGAAAAGCGATTGCTCGGCAAAAAACTAAAAGCGGCGACAACGACGACGAGTGAACAAGAACTCTCGAAACTAGCGTCGGATTTGGCGGCAAAACGACGGATCAATTACGGAGTGGATGAAAATGGCGAAAATCACCGTTGAGGCGGCGGCCAAACGGCTGGGCATGGAACCCGAGGAATGCCTGAAACGATTGCAGGAAATGGGCCTGATGGTCCGCGACCAGCTCGACAAAATCGATTCGGACGTCTTCCAAAAAGTGAAGCTGCAATTGGAAGACGAAAAAATGCGAGCCAAGGCCGCGGCCGCCAGCACCTCCAAGCGCATCGGTTCGAAAATCATCCGCCGCCGCCGCATCAAGGACGAAGCCGAGGGGGGAACCGAGGAAGAGCTGATGGCCGAAACCGCCGCCGCCGCGGAAGTTGCGACCGAACAGCCCCAGGAAATCCCCGCCGTTCCGCCGGCTGAGGATCTGCCCGTCGTCGAGGATGCCGCCGCGTCCGCCCGGGAAGAAACCGTCACGACCGAAGTCGCCGCCCCCGAATCCGAAATGCCGGAACCGGCAGCGCCGGAATTCCCGGCCGAGGAAACCGCGCTTCAATCCGAGGTCGAAGAACCGGCGGCCACCGGCGAAATCGAGGAATCGGCGGAGGAAGCCGTCGCCGAAACGGAATCCCCCGCTTCCACCGAAGCCGTGGAAGCCGCCCCCGCCGAGTCGGGCAAGCCCGCCCGCGGGAAGAAAAAAACCGTCGTCGAGGATTTGCGGCCCAAACGGCTCAAGCTGTACGAGGTCACCCGCGAACCGGCGAAAATCATTTCCAAGCCGGTGGTGCCGTTGGAAACGTTGAAACCGGCGGCCGGCGCCAAGCCGGCGCCCGGCGCGAAACCGGCCTCCGGCGAGGCCGCGCCGGCCGGTGAAACCAAGCCGCCCACCGACGCCGACAAACGCGAGCGCAAAGGGCGGCGGGTCGTCGATTTCGGCGAGCGCGACCGCCGCAAGGAAGAGGATCGCGAGATCGGCTTTTTGCGCAACCGGCGGCAGAAGAAAAAGAAGGCCGTGCAAAAAACCGAAATTACGGTTCCCAAGGCCATCAAGCGCAAAATCCGCGTCGGCGACCAGATTCAGGTGGGCGAACTCGGCAAGCGCATGGGCGTGAAAAGCGGCGATCTGATCCGCAAGCTCATCGGCCTGGGCATGCTGGTGACCATCAACCAGAACATCGACTTCGACACCGCCTCCATCGTGGCGAACGAACTGGGCTTCGAGGTCGAAAAGAGCACGGTGCAGGAAGACGACATATTCAAGACCGTCGAAACCATTCCCGAGAACCTGCGAAGCCGCCCGCCGGTCGTGACCGTCATGGGTCACGTCGACCACGGCAAAACCACCCTGCTCGACGCGATTCGCAGTACGCACGTGGCCGACGGCGAAGCCGGCGGCATCACCCAGCACATGGGCTCCTACAGCGTCCGGCTGCCCGACGACCGCCTGGTGACCTTCGTCGACACTCCCGGCCACGAATCCTTCGCCGCCATGCGCGCCCGCGGCGCCAAGGTGACCGACATCGTCATCCTGGTCGTGGCCGCCGACGACGGCGTCATGCCGCAGACCATCGAATCGATCAGCCACGCGAAAGACGCGGAAGTGCCGATCGTCGTCGCGGTCAACAAGATCGACAAGGAAAACGCCAGCCCCGAAAAGATCACCCGCCAGCTCATGGAATACGGCCTGGTGCCGGAGCAATTGGGCGGCGACACGCTTTTCGTCAACATCTCCGCGAAAAAGAAGATCGGCATCGAGGAGTTGCTCGAGGCGGTGCTGCTGCAGGCCGAGATGATGCAATTGACCGCCGACCCCGCGAAGGCGCCGCTGGCGATCATTCTCGACGCCCGGCTCGAGCGCGGCCTGGGCCCGGTGGTCGACGTGATCGTCCGCGAAGGCACGCTCCGCAAGAGCGACTTCATGGTCGCCGACGTTTTCTTCGGCCGCATCCGAATGATGCTCGACGACAAGGGCCAGCAGTTGGACGAGGTCGGGCCCGGCATGCCCGCGCAGATCATCGGCTTCAACGGCATTCCGCGCGCCGGCATGGTGCTCAACGTGGTGCCGGAGGAAAAGACGGCCAAGGCGCTGGTCAACCTGCGGGTCGAGAAAGGCCGCGCCGAGGAGCAGAAAAAGCGCGTCGGCATCCGCCTGGAAGACCTCTACGCCAAGGTGCAGGAAGGCGAAATCAAGGAACTCAAGGTGGTCGTCAAATGCGACGTCCACGGCTCTCTGGAAGCGGTGCGCGATTCGGTGTTGCGACTGGGCAACGAGGACATCAAGGTCCGTGTGCTGCATTCCGGCGTCGGCACGATCACCGAAACCGACGTCAACCTGGCAAGCGCCAGCGAGGCGATCATCATCGGCTTCAACGTCAAGCCCGAGGCCAAAACGAAGGAACTGGCCGAAACGCTCGGCGTGGAAATCAAAACCTACGCCATCATTTACGACCTGATCCAGGAAGTGAAGGCGGCGTTGGAAGGCATGCTCGAACCGACGTACGAGGAAGTGGTGAACGGCGTGGCCGAGGTGCGCAGCACCTTCAATATCAGCCGCGTCGGCACCATCGCCGGCTGTTACGTGCTGGAGGGCAAGATCGTGCGCAACAGCAAGGCCCGCCTGTTCCGCAAGGGCGAGTTGATCCACACCGGTACGCTGTCGGGCCTGAAGCGGTTCAAGGACGACGCCCGCGAGGTGGCAAGCGGCTTCGAATGCGGCATCGCCATCGACGGCTATCAAGCGTACGAGGCCGGCGATCGCATCGAATCGTTCAACCTGTTGGAGCACAAGGCTACCCTGTAAATAAGCGAAGGGCTCGGATCGTCATGACCATCGGCGCCATCCGGATCACCCTCCTGTTACACGGTTGCTTCTCCCTGAAGGAAAAGCGGGCCCGGATTCGCCCGATTCTCGAACGGGTGAAAAACAAGTTTCATGTCGCCGGCGCCGAGGTCGAGTATCAAAACACGCACGATGCCGCCCAGCTGGCGTTCGTGTTGGTAAGTTCGGACGAGCGGCTGGTCAACCGGACGCTCGACCAGATCGTCGATTTCGTCGAGTCGCTGGGACTGGCGCAGATCGCCGACAGCGAAAGCGAAATGATGCAGTGGTGAGCGCATGAGAAACAAGCAAACTCCCTTCAAACGCACGGATCGGCTCGGCGAGGAAATCCGCAAGGCGATCGGTCTGCTGCTGCTGGAAGGCGAACTGCGCGATCCCCGCTTGACCATGTGCAGCATCACCCACGTCAAGCTGAGCCCCGACCTGCGCGAAGCCCGCATTTCGTTTTCGATCATCGGCGACGCCGAACTGCAGAAAGAAGCCGAAAAAAACCTGAACCGGGCCGCCGACTACATCAAAAACCAGGTCAGCCGGCGGTTGCGGTTGCGTTATACGCCCAACCTGACTTTTCGCTTCGACCCCTCGCTGGAGCGCGCCGAGCGGATCAACCAACTGCTGAAAGATGCGTTGCCGGCCGAAACCCCGGCACCGGAAGAGGAAGCTGGCGATGACTAACGACCTCGAGCGAGTCATTCATTTCCTGCGCACCGGTTCGTCGTTCCTGATCGTTACCCACGAAAATCCCGACGGCGACGCGATCGGCGCCAGCCTCGCGCTGACCCTCGCCTTGCAGTCCCTGTCTAAAAAAGCCGTCGCCTACGATGTCCATCCGCTGCCCAAGTACCTGCGTTTTCTGCCCGGCGCCGCGAATCTGACCCAGGAAGCCGACCCGGCGGCGTTCGATACCATCTGCATTCTCGACTGCGGCGCTCCGGCCCGGACGGGCCCGCTGAAGGAAAGCCTCCTGGCCCAGCCGCGCGTCGTCAACCTCGACCATCACCTCACCAACGAGGGCTACGGCTCGGCCAATCTGGTCGAACCCAAGGCCAGCAGCACCTGCGAAATTCTGTCCGGCGTTTTGCGCGAATTGGGCGTCACCCTCACGCCAGCCATCGCCACCAACCTCTACCTCGGCATTTATACCGACACGATGATGTTCCAGAATTCGGCCAGCAATCCCAACGCCTATCGCATCTGCGGCGAGCTGACGGCGGCCGGCGCCGATTTCATGGCCGTCGCGCGCCGCGTGTACATCGACACCTCGGCCGAACGGCTGCTGATCCTGGGCCGCGCGCTCAACTCGCTCCAGGTCCACGACGACGGCCGGATCGCCGGGCTCGTTTGCCGCCGGCAGGACATGCTGGAACTGGGCATCACTCCCGACGACATGGAAACCTTCGTCGAATACCCGCGCTCGATCGTCGGCACGCAGGTCGCCTACCTGCTGCGCGAGGAACGCGACAGCGAGCGCGTCAAGGGTTCTTTCCGCGCCAACATCGACGTCGACGTCGCGAAGGTCTCCGCGAAATTGGGCGGCGGCGGCCATAAGAAGGCCGCCGGTTTCCGCGTCGAGGGCCGGCTCGACGAGGTGCGCGCCCGGGTGATCGAGCTGTTGCGCGAGGCCTTGGAGACGAAGTGAACGGCGTGCTGCTGCTGGACAAACCGATCGGACCGACCAGTCACGACCTGGTGATGTTCGCCCGGCGGTTGCTGCACGAAAAGAAAATCGGTCACGCCGGGACGCTCGATCCTTTTGCCACCGGCCTGCTGGTGTTGCTGGTCGGCCAAGCCACCAAGATTTCATCCTACCTGCTCGACCAGGACAAGGTTTACGAGGCGACGGTGCAATGGGGCCGGGCCACCGACAGTATGGATCACACGGGCCGGGACGTGGAAACCGACGACTCGCCCCTGCCCGACCGGACGGCGATCGCGGCCGCGCTGGCCAAATTCGTCGGCGCGCAACAACAGACGCCGCCGATGTATTCGGCGAAAAAAGTCGACGGCACGCCGCTCTACCAACTGGCGCGGCAAGGGAAAGAGGTCGATCGGCCGGCCAAGCAGGTGCACATCGCGGCGCTGGATTTGTTGGCGGTTGACGAAACCGCAAAAACCTTTAGTCTCCGGGTGCACTGTTCGAAGGGCACCTACGTTCGGACGCTGGCCGACAGCCTGGCCAGGGAACTCGGGGGCAAAGGTTGCCTGGCTTCGTTGCGACGTTTACGGAGCGGCTTGTTCCACGTCGAGCAGGCATTGACGCCCGAGCAATGGCGCGAGTTGCCGCCCGAGGAGGTCGCTTCCCGGCTGCTGTCGCTTGACGACGCGCTGGCCGCGTTTAAAACGGTGACCCTGTCGGCGCCGGCGGGCGAAAGCCTCGGCCGTCACGGGACGCCGCCGCGGGCCGCCGACGTGCTCGCGGCCGACGATTATCAGTCGGGCGAAACGTTGCGTTTGCAGAGCCCGGACGGCGAGTTGGTGGCTCTGGCCCGGGCGCGTTTCGCCGCCGCGCAAGTGCGCGGGCCGGACGACGGCGAATGGCCGTTCGTCCTGTTGCGTGTCTTTTCGAGCAGTTAGCGCGGCGCGAATGGCGGATTGTTTTACAACCGAAAAACACCGATAATTTAACGCATTCCGAAATGCGGAAAGTACAGAGCGAGAAGGAGTATTAGCGAAATGGCAAAGGAAATTCAGCAGAAAGCCGAAATCATTAAAAAGTTCAGCAAGCACGAGAAAGATACCGGTAGCGCGGAAGTCCAAATCGCCCTGCTCAGCAGTCGGATTACGCAGTTGACCGAGCATTTCAAAACCCACGACAAGGATCACC contains:
- the rbfA gene encoding 30S ribosome-binding factor RbfA, producing the protein MRNKQTPFKRTDRLGEEIRKAIGLLLLEGELRDPRLTMCSITHVKLSPDLREARISFSIIGDAELQKEAEKNLNRAADYIKNQVSRRLRLRYTPNLTFRFDPSLERAERINQLLKDALPAETPAPEEEAGDD
- a CDS encoding bifunctional oligoribonuclease/PAP phosphatase NrnA; the protein is MTNDLERVIHFLRTGSSFLIVTHENPDGDAIGASLALTLALQSLSKKAVAYDVHPLPKYLRFLPGAANLTQEADPAAFDTICILDCGAPARTGPLKESLLAQPRVVNLDHHLTNEGYGSANLVEPKASSTCEILSGVLRELGVTLTPAIATNLYLGIYTDTMMFQNSASNPNAYRICGELTAAGADFMAVARRVYIDTSAERLLILGRALNSLQVHDDGRIAGLVCRRQDMLELGITPDDMETFVEYPRSIVGTQVAYLLREERDSERVKGSFRANIDVDVAKVSAKLGGGGHKKAAGFRVEGRLDEVRARVIELLREALETK
- the truB gene encoding tRNA pseudouridine(55) synthase TruB, with the protein product MNGVLLLDKPIGPTSHDLVMFARRLLHEKKIGHAGTLDPFATGLLVLLVGQATKISSYLLDQDKVYEATVQWGRATDSMDHTGRDVETDDSPLPDRTAIAAALAKFVGAQQQTPPMYSAKKVDGTPLYQLARQGKEVDRPAKQVHIAALDLLAVDETAKTFSLRVHCSKGTYVRTLADSLARELGGKGCLASLRRLRSGLFHVEQALTPEQWRELPPEEVASRLLSLDDALAAFKTVTLSAPAGESLGRHGTPPRAADVLAADDYQSGETLRLQSPDGELVALARARFAAAQVRGPDDGEWPFVLLRVFSSS
- the rpsO gene encoding 30S ribosomal protein S15, encoding MAKEIQQKAEIIKKFSKHEKDTGSAEVQIALLSSRITQLTEHFKTHDKDHHSRRGLLKLVGQRRRMLDYLKRMDIERYRKVIAELGIRK